The Candidatus Neomarinimicrobiota bacterium genomic interval ACAGAACTTTTGCCATGTGAATATCCTCCGGGAAGACAGGATTGAGCATATCCCCTTTGAGATGATAGATCAACTCCGTTGGGATTCCCTTAGCCAGGGCTGTATTTTCACCCAGGTACCGGTCCGGAAGAAAGAGTATTTTATCCCCCTGTTTCAAGGCCCAGTCAAAAATTTTCCCCGCATTTCCGCTGGTACAAACCGTTCCTCCGTTTCGACCCACAAAGGCCTTGATCACGGCAGTTGAATTGATATAAGTCACAGGGATAATTTTTCCCCCCACATGATTTTGCAAAGCACGCCATACACTTTCCACTTCGGTAATATCAGCCATTTCAGCCAGTGGACACCCGGCATTGGGTTCAGGCAAGAGAACCACCCTGTCCGAAGAGGTTAAGATATCGGCACTTTCCGCCATGAAATGGACACCGGCAAATACGATATATTTTTTATCCCGGATTTTTGCCGCTTCCTGCGCCAGTTTCAGGGAATCACCTACGATGTCTGCCACGGACACAATTTCATCCTGCTGATAATGATGGGCCAGCAAAATCATCTCTTGACTCAGCTCTTTTTTCAGAGTCCGGATATCTGTGAGAATCTCATCCTGAGTCCGGCAGAGTTTGAAATATTCCACACCATTTTCTAAGATTTCCATTTGTATCCTTTCGGTTTAGAAATCAATCCCTTTTTTACCGGGAATTCCCTTTTGAAAAGGGTGTTTAATTTCCTTCATTTCTGTCACCAGGTCGGCAGCCTGTATTACAGCATCACCGGCACCCCGCCCCGTGAGAATTAAATCAACAGTGTCCGGCTTGTCCCGGATAAAATCAAGCAATTGCTTTTCCGAGATCAGGTTTACCTGAACTGAAACCAGTATTTCATCAAGAATCATCAGGCGATATTCTCCGGAATTCATTTTTTCACGGGCAAAAGCCAGGGCACGTTCAGCTGCATCCCGGTGTTCCTTTTCCGGTACTTTATCTCCCATTATATGATAAAATCCCTTTCCCATCCGGTGTATTTCAAAATCAGGCGACAGTCGTTTGACGGCATCCAACTCACCATAGTGCCAATCTCCCTTGATAAACTGGACCATGCACACTTTACAACCATATCCCAGGCATCGGAACGCTGTTCCCAGGGCAGCCGTGGTTTTTCCTTTTCCGTTTCCGGTATACACAAGAACTAATCCTCTTGATTGTTCCATTTTTACTCCGATTTTTGGCTTAATATACAGAAGATTTCCGGAAATGACCCGGGATTTGAAAATGGATGATTTAAAAGCTCCTGCTTTTTTATTATATTTCCAAAAACAGGATACCCGGCATGAAAAATACATCCGATCATACAAAAAACACCAACAATCAAAATCAGACTTCACCAAAATCAACATCCAGTGAAAAGGAAGACACCTACTGGGAATTGTTGAAAAAAAAGCGAATCCAGAAAAAAATCACTCTTGAAGATCTGAACCTGAAAACAAAAATAAATGTCCGCTATTTTGAAGCCATTGAGCGTGGAGATTTTTCCACACTCCCCGAAACATATATCCGGCTGTTTTTAAAAACTTATGCACAGGAACTGGGGTTGGATTTTGAAGAAATACTGTCCCATACACCCGAATCCATTCAAAATAAACTAAAAGTCCCGGTTGCAACACCACCGAAGCACAAGCCATCAAATCCCCTCCGAATCAGGAGCCGCCGCAAACGCAATCCCCTTTTACTTTTATCCGGTATCATTATCATTGCAGCTGCTGCTATTGTTTTAAAATATTATCAGAATGCATCAGATGATCCCGTCAACACGCCCTTAATCGACACTCTGGCTCAAACAACACTCCGGAATGATTCAGAAGTCATCCAGCTATCCAACGATATGGAAAATCTGAATTCGGAGCGCGAAACGGTCCTTACTCAACCCTATACCATTGAAATCTTCCCTGAAGAGAATCTCATCTATCTGCTCCAGATTGGCAATGAAAGATCCCGGGAGAACCTTATTCAGAAAAATATTAACCACAGTATTACATTGAATTCCCCTTTTAAACTGAAAATTTTTCAGCCTGACAAATGCCGGATCATGATAAATAAACACATTCTGCCGGTTGAGTCCAACAAACCTGTCGTCATTCAGGTGGATGATTCCGGAAAATTGACACTTTTCGGATCTGCACAATGACATTCAGGCAATTTCTTCTACTCTTTTTTCTTGCTTTATTCACCATAGCCTGTCAATCCAATATTAATCAAATTGAGGTGGAGATTTTAGCGGATACACAATCTTTTCCAGTCGACTCATTGAAATATGCCTTAACCGGCCTTCAAGGAATCAATTATGTGGCCATGAGTCCCGATACCTCTCATATCACCCTTAAATATGACCGGTATAAAACCCATTCCGACGTGATACTCCAATGCATTTCAGAGTATGGATATCATCCCCGGTTGATTTCCAAAAAATCCATATCTGTTAAAAAGGAGGCTGTCCATTGAAAGAAACGATGACTTATGATGAAGCTCAGAAACTATTTAACAAATATCTGAAGACAGATTATCTGAGAAAGCATTCCCGGGAAACTGAAGTCATCATGCGTCATTTGGCCCGGGTTTTAAATGAAGATGAAGATTTCTGGGGTATTACGGGACTGTTGCACGACCTGGACATGGATGTATGCAAAGGCGATTACAGTCAACACGGGTATAAAACCCTGGAAATCCTCAAAGACGAAGGATATAACATTCCCTCTATGTTCAAGGCCATTCTATCCCATACCGAAGGGTTGGATAGCCGGCGGCCCAAGCGGGAAACCCTCCTTGATTATTGCCTGGCCGGTGCGGAAAACATTACCGGCATTATATCGGCTTATGTATTGCTGAAACCCGGTGGAAAACTTGAAGGGACAAAACCCAAATCTATCCGGAAAAAATTGAAAGATAAATCCTTTGCCGCCTCCATAAACCGGGAATTCATTGCCGATGTCCCCCCGCACACTTCCATGGAAGAATCGGAATTTATACAGCTTGCCATCGATGCCATGACAGAAATATCGGAAGAAACCGGTATGTAAAATCACTTTATAACACCTGTAACGGGCAGGTCTTTGTTTTATAGTCAGGAAATCCTTATATTCAAAATGAAATGTTAGGGGTGCTGTCCTAAAAAGGGCGGCTGAGAGCAAACCCTTGAACCTGAAACGGATAATACCGGCGGAGGAAAACATGAAAGCTCATCATCTTATCATCGCCATCATTCTTTTAATCAGTAATAGGGTTCACGCCGAAACACTTGAGGGACTTATTTTATCTTCGGTGACCGGTGAACCGGTACCCTATGTAAACATCTCAATAGAGGGGACAGATCTGGGAACTATTACAGATCCGGACGGATATTTCACCGTGAAGGCCGACACTCTGCCTTTAGAAGTGAAAATCGGTCATATCCAGTTTGAAGACCGGATTGTTGATTTGTGGAATCCTTTCACAAAAATCATCCTGGAACCGGATGTCCTTCAGACGGAAGAAATCCGGGTTATTGCCAGCCGAGCCGTCAAAGGAAAAACACCCGTAGCCTTTTCCACGATCGATCAGAAGGATATTCAAACATCCTACTCCCATCAGGATGTCCCCATGGTCATGAAAAAAACACCGGGAGTATATGTTTATTCCGATGCAGGAAATGGTACGGGATATTCTTATCTGAAAATTCGGGGATTTTCCCAGGATCGGATCGGCATTATGCTGAACGGTATTCCTTTAAATGATCCGGAATCCCATTCTGTGTACTGGGTGGATCACGGAGACATTCTGGCATCGGTATCCAACATTCAGATACAAAGGGGAACCGGTAATTTTCTCAACGGAGCTACAGTTTTCGGGGGAACGGTCAATATGGAAACCAATTATGCCCATTTGCCCCGGGGACTTCTCATCACAGCCGGTTATGGGAATTATATGGGGACGGGAGGACTTGATTTGCCGGGCTATAAAATTTCCTCCACATACAACGGCAGGCCATTTGCCGCAAAACCTCTCTATTTTTACGCTCGGATGAGTTACATGGACAATCCCGGATACAGGGTGGGAAGCGGTACCACCCAAAAATCTTTCCATACCGGATTGCAAAAACAGAGTCCGGATAAAATGACGCGGGTGGAGTGGATTTTCGGCGATGAAATAACCCACTTTTCCTGGGACGGAATTTCACCTCAATATGGATATAATCTGGATAACCGGGATGAGCGCCGCTATAATTACTATGCCGACCCCGCCTATAACGGTGGCTATGACGATGCAAACAAGGATGTATTTTCACAGCATATTGTTTCTTTACAACACAGTCGGAAATTTACTTCCTCCCTGTTGAACCTGACCTTATATGCCGTAAAAGGGGATGGATATTACGAACAGTTTAAAGGCAATCAGTCCGTCAAAGAATACAATCTTACATCCATACTACCAGATACAGCCTCTGTAGACCTGATCCGTCAGAAATGGTTAAAGAATGATTATCAGGGGCTGCTTCTTCAATATAATATGCAACATCTCAATAACATGGACATTACTCTGGGAACAGAAGCCCGTTTTTACCAGTCCGATCATTTCGGAAATGTCTCATCGCTGGAAAACATCCCCCTTTCCCCGCCGGATAATCATAAATACTATTGTTCGGACAGTTATAAAAACACAATCTCTTTCTATCTTCATAGCATCTACAATCTCAGAGAAAATTTGAGTTTTCTCGCTGACCTGCGTTTTCTCTCCCATTTTTACACTTTTAACCAGGATCGGATTGGTGCTTTTAAAGGATATGAATACAAATTAAAGTACTTGTTTCTGGATCCCCGTCTTGGAATCATGTGGGAAGCTGCTGACGGGTTAACACTCTTTGCCAACATTTCCACTGCCCACCGTGAACCGGCGGATTCAGATATTTATGACCAGTCCGATCCTGAGGCCGAGCCGGCAATTCAATTGACAGATTCTAAATATGCTGATCCGCTTGTAAAAGAAGAGCGGCTGATACATACCGAACTGGGTATCGATTATTCCAATGACCGCTTATCCGCTGCTTTGAACCTGTACCGGATGGATTTCAGGGATGAGCTGATTCCCATGGATTACCGGTACCGGGATGACGATAACATTCTCAAAGGGAATGTACCCAAAACCATCCATCAGGGCATCGAAGCGGATATTGCATTCCGGTTGAACCGCCATGTATCCCTGCGTTCCAATGTAAGTTATTCACATAATTCATTTGTTGAATTTTTTGGAGATGCACTGGGTTGGGGAGGATATGGGGCCCTTGCAGATTATTCCGGAAAAACCATTCCCGCGTATCCTTCTCTCATGGCCAATATAAGCGGAACAATCAGTCTGGGGGGGTATTCTCTAAACCTGGATTTGCAATATACCGGAAAACAATATATCGATTTTTCAAACACGGAAGAAGCGGCAGTATCGCCACATACCATTGTAAATATGGCCTTAATCCTGCCATTGATTCAATCCCGTGCGGGAAATCTGACGGTAGACGCTAAAATCTACAATGTTTTTGATACTTTATATGAAACCTTCGGATATA includes:
- the cobO gene encoding cob(I)yrinic acid a,c-diamide adenosyltransferase, which translates into the protein MEQSRGLVLVYTGNGKGKTTAALGTAFRCLGYGCKVCMVQFIKGDWHYGELDAVKRLSPDFEIHRMGKGFYHIMGDKVPEKEHRDAAERALAFAREKMNSGEYRLMILDEILVSVQVNLISEKQLLDFIRDKPDTVDLILTGRGAGDAVIQAADLVTEMKEIKHPFQKGIPGKKGIDF
- a CDS encoding helix-turn-helix domain-containing protein; translation: MKNTSDHTKNTNNQNQTSPKSTSSEKEDTYWELLKKKRIQKKITLEDLNLKTKINVRYFEAIERGDFSTLPETYIRLFLKTYAQELGLDFEEILSHTPESIQNKLKVPVATPPKHKPSNPLRIRSRRKRNPLLLLSGIIIIAAAAIVLKYYQNASDDPVNTPLIDTLAQTTLRNDSEVIQLSNDMENLNSERETVLTQPYTIEIFPEENLIYLLQIGNERSRENLIQKNINHSITLNSPFKLKIFQPDKCRIMINKHILPVESNKPVVIQVDDSGKLTLFGSAQ
- a CDS encoding HD domain-containing protein — protein: MKETMTYDEAQKLFNKYLKTDYLRKHSRETEVIMRHLARVLNEDEDFWGITGLLHDLDMDVCKGDYSQHGYKTLEILKDEGYNIPSMFKAILSHTEGLDSRRPKRETLLDYCLAGAENITGIISAYVLLKPGGKLEGTKPKSIRKKLKDKSFAASINREFIADVPPHTSMEESEFIQLAIDAMTEISEETGM
- a CDS encoding TonB-dependent receptor; amino-acid sequence: MKAHHLIIAIILLISNRVHAETLEGLILSSVTGEPVPYVNISIEGTDLGTITDPDGYFTVKADTLPLEVKIGHIQFEDRIVDLWNPFTKIILEPDVLQTEEIRVIASRAVKGKTPVAFSTIDQKDIQTSYSHQDVPMVMKKTPGVYVYSDAGNGTGYSYLKIRGFSQDRIGIMLNGIPLNDPESHSVYWVDHGDILASVSNIQIQRGTGNFLNGATVFGGTVNMETNYAHLPRGLLITAGYGNYMGTGGLDLPGYKISSTYNGRPFAAKPLYFYARMSYMDNPGYRVGSGTTQKSFHTGLQKQSPDKMTRVEWIFGDEITHFSWDGISPQYGYNLDNRDERRYNYYADPAYNGGYDDANKDVFSQHIVSLQHSRKFTSSLLNLTLYAVKGDGYYEQFKGNQSVKEYNLTSILPDTASVDLIRQKWLKNDYQGLLLQYNMQHLNNMDITLGTEARFYQSDHFGNVSSLENIPLSPPDNHKYYCSDSYKNTISFYLHSIYNLRENLSFLADLRFLSHFYTFNQDRIGAFKGYEYKLKYLFLDPRLGIMWEAADGLTLFANISTAHREPADSDIYDQSDPEAEPAIQLTDSKYADPLVKEERLIHTELGIDYSNDRLSAALNLYRMDFRDELIPMDYRYRDDDNILKGNVPKTIHQGIEADIAFRLNRHVSLRSNVSYSHNSFVEFFGDALGWGGYGALADYSGKTIPAYPSLMANISGTISLGGYSLNLDLQYTGKQYIDFSNTEEAAVSPHTIVNMALILPLIQSRAGNLTVDAKIYNVFDTLYETFGYNYYLDPDTRIDVYWPAATRNYFLTATWHIKAGL
- the nadA gene encoding quinolinate synthase NadA produces the protein MEILENGVEYFKLCRTQDEILTDIRTLKKELSQEMILLAHHYQQDEIVSVADIVGDSLKLAQEAAKIRDKKYIVFAGVHFMAESADILTSSDRVVLLPEPNAGCPLAEMADITEVESVWRALQNHVGGKIIPVTYINSTAVIKAFVGRNGGTVCTSGNAGKIFDWALKQGDKILFLPDRYLGENTALAKGIPTELIYHLKGDMLNPVFPEDIHMAKVLLWDGYCSVHRRFMPEDVVNIRKNHPGVRVIVHPECRHEVVAESDDSGSTEKILRQVEQSEPGSVWAVGTEAHMVNRLQEKFSGKTVLQLTNPGYQCVTMSMTTPEKLHHVLAELSKGHVIHQVKVNPHIARDAYKALNKMLEITG